ATTGAAGGTTTTAGAATTATTGGAGCCACTAGCAGTAGTGGAATATATTTGAATGGTGTATCTAACTGTACCATTTATAATAATAATATTTCTGGTAACCTTTTTGGTATTTACCTAGAGAATTCGTATAATAACCAGATTTTAGATAACACAATATCTTCCAATATCGGGTATGGTATTTATTCAACTAGTTCTGTTAATTGTTTAATTTCTGGAAATACAGTTTCAAATAACCGAGCAGCCGGAATAAACCTAAACAGTGACAACACCACCATCAACCAAAACAACATCACACAAAACGGAAAACAAACACCCTCCTACTGGCACGGCGGAGGAATCTGGCACAACGGAAACAACACCACCATCAACCAAAACAACATCACACAAAACAGTGGAACAGGAC
The DNA window shown above is from Methanobacteriaceae archaeon and carries:
- a CDS encoding right-handed parallel beta-helix repeat-containing protein, producing MKNYEIMKKYAFIILLLLLMLISCQTASAEDVNSTANEIFVNNGSSIQNAIDNASSGDTIIVNSGSYQENIIINKTLNLKANGTVTLNISNINKPGFYINNLGNNTRIEGFRIIGATSSSGIYLNGVSNCTIYNNNISGNLFGIYLENSYNNQILDNTISSNIGYGIYSTSSVNCLISGNTVSNNRAAGINLNSDNTTINQNNITQNGKQTPSYWHGGGIWHNGNNTTINQNNITQNSGTG